The Vidua macroura isolate BioBank_ID:100142 chromosome 4, ASM2450914v1, whole genome shotgun sequence genome window below encodes:
- the BBS12 gene encoding Bardet-Biedl syndrome 12 protein isoform X1, producing MQFRCCPLPMAFRDVNAGRHIGLQQLSALASTGRAFLGPMKSHKFIVDEITNQSTLICSAVRLIESLDLTSAVGQLLNETIQAQNKEFKTGMSTLLFLVGAWSNAVVECLQQNVPVPAIMSVMSEGLNSCCERVQCLQIPIYNVKKELCSSRVRPKAFESKTGQVGRDGLTNPWNLLCFQTDISATEEVIPINSCSHQGDNCNFNKFLVSPLAGFGSVASIVKAVGDKSSSALSGSAVTAPSYITRKLTHSRHFSTLGKSPFASQQGNFQGHLSGPAADLCGCCSLGNLAVALSHGNQTSVKLLQSIAAYQQGRAECSGSSQVNIAEIVTCCVLGLPESYSCVSPGFVTLVSPEQATVIKHFADKPLRILLVDGDLTEGYRHLGFNRPPNVRTILEHPNPQGGRAGDVWLSRMSDILMSFEVNLVLVKGNVCKNFMERCIASRILVIGCVARDVLCAFGSATGAQAVTYLSQLNASCIGNGAWAELWKTGDGRAVDLGELLPARISAGGIPLLTAVLTTALPSKAQLLEDQFWTLLYRLHHALKDGKVFPGGGAVELLCLSHIQVLVEQPERPGNDKELPSPWLAEYKSIVLQALASGWKRYLSVLLCNTAKASSELEAGASVDHHLQKAAACGSPSAYILEEFRRGGVLRGGSEPFPDQVTDLNVCDNIAAKTEAWRRALDLVLLVLQTDAEIITGPRRNQILNSPLSSEFMFL from the exons ATGCAGTTCCG ATGCTGCCCACTGCCCATGGCTTTCAGGGATGTGAATGCCGGGAGACACATTGGACTCCAGCAACTCTCAGCCTTAGCATCCACTGGGAGAGCATTCCTGGGGCCAATGAAATCACATAAATTCATTGTGGATGAAATCACCAACCAGAGCACATTGATTTGTTCTGCTGTTAGGCTGATTGAAAGTTTGGATTTGACAAGTGCTGTTGGACAGCTTCTTAATGAAACCATTCAGGCTCAGAACAAGGAGTTCAAGACAGGGATGAGTACCCTGTTGTTCCTGGTTGGAGCCTGGAGCAATGCTGTGGTGGAGTGCCTCCAGCAGAACGTTCCTGTTCCAGCAATCATGTCTGTGATGTCTGAGGGGTTGAACTCTTGCTGTGAGAGAGTCCAGTGTCTTCAAATACCAATATATAACGTAAAGAAAGAGCTGTGTTCTAGCAGAGTTAGGCCAAAggcttttgaaagcaaaactggTCAAGTTGGACGTGATGGTCTTACAAATCCTTGGaatttgctgtgttttcagaCAGATATTTCTGCAACAGAAGAGGTAATTCCAATAAATTCTTGTTCCCATCAAGGAGATAATTGTAATTTTAACAAGTTCCTGGTTTCACCCTTGGCTGGCTTTGGTTCAGTGGCTTCTATTGTCAAGGCAGTGGGTGACAAAAGTTCATCGGCGCTGTCTGGAAGTGCTGTTACTGCACCCAGCTATATCACACGGAAATTAACCCACAGCAGGCACTTCAGCACTCTAGGAAAAAGCCCTTTTGCAAGTCAGCAAGGTAATttccagggacacctttcagGACCAGCAGCAGATTTGTGCGGATGTTGTAGTTTAGGAAACCTGGCAGTGGCTCTGAGCCATGGAAACCAGACCAGCGTGAAACTTCTACAAAGCATTGCTGCTTATCAGCAAGGGAGAGCAGAGTGCAGTGGCTCTTCCCAGGTTAATATCGCGGAGATAGTGACGTGCTGTGTGCTGGGCCTGCCCGAGAGCTATTCCTGTGTCTCCCCAGGCTTTGTCACATTAGTGTCACCAGAACAAGCCACGGTCATCAAACACTTTGCAGACAAACCCCTCCGGATTCTGCTGGTGGATGGTGACCTCACGGAGGGGTACCGACACTTAGGCTTTAACAGACCACCTAATGTAAGGACCATATTGGAGCATCCCAATccacagggaggcagggcaggagatgTGTGGCTGAGCAGAATGTCGGATATACTGATGAGCTTTGAAGTAAACCTGGTTTTAGTCAAAGGAAACGTGTGCAAAAACTTCATGGAAAGGTGCATTGCCAGCAGGATATTGGTAATCGGCTGTGTGGCTCGGGATGTGCTGTGTGCCTTCGGGTCAGCCACTGGTGCCCAGGCAGTGACGTACCTGAGCCAGCTGAACGCTTCCTGTATCGGGAATGGggcctgggcagagctgtggaagACAGGGGATGGGCGCGCGGTGGATCTGGGTGAGCTGCTGCCGGCGCGGATCAGCGCGGGAGGCATCCCCCTGCTCACGGCCGTGCTTACCACTGCCCTGCCTTCCAAGGCGCAGCTCCTCGAGGACCAGTTCTGGACTTTGCTGTATCGACTCCATCATGCTTTAAAGGACGGGAAGGTTTTCCCTGGGGGCGGTGCAGTGGAGCTCTTGTGCCTCAGTCACATCCAGGTGCTCGTAGAGCAGCCTGAGCGACCGGGAAATGACAAAGAGCTTCCCAGTCCCTGGCTGGCAGAGTATAAATCCAttgtgctccaggcactggcaAGCGGCTGGAAGCGGTACCTCTCCGTGCTCCTGTGTAACACGGCAAAGGCCAGCTCGGAGCTGGAAGCAGGTGCCTCCGTGGATCATCATCTCCAGAAAGCAGCGGCCTGTGGCTCTCCCTCAGCTTACATTTTGGAAGAGTTCAGGAGAGGTGGAGTGCTCAGGGGTGGCTCTGAACCCTTCCCTGACCAAGTCACAGATTTAAATGTTTGTGATAACATTGCAGCCAAGACAGAGGCGTGGAGGAGAGCTCTGgacctggtgctgctggtgcttcaAACTGATGCCGAAATTATCACAGGTCCCAGAAGGAATCAGATCCTGAACTCACCTCTGTCAAGCGAATTTATGTTTTTGTAG
- the BBS12 gene encoding Bardet-Biedl syndrome 12 protein isoform X2, which translates to MAFRDVNAGRHIGLQQLSALASTGRAFLGPMKSHKFIVDEITNQSTLICSAVRLIESLDLTSAVGQLLNETIQAQNKEFKTGMSTLLFLVGAWSNAVVECLQQNVPVPAIMSVMSEGLNSCCERVQCLQIPIYNVKKELCSSRVRPKAFESKTGQVGRDGLTNPWNLLCFQTDISATEEVIPINSCSHQGDNCNFNKFLVSPLAGFGSVASIVKAVGDKSSSALSGSAVTAPSYITRKLTHSRHFSTLGKSPFASQQGNFQGHLSGPAADLCGCCSLGNLAVALSHGNQTSVKLLQSIAAYQQGRAECSGSSQVNIAEIVTCCVLGLPESYSCVSPGFVTLVSPEQATVIKHFADKPLRILLVDGDLTEGYRHLGFNRPPNVRTILEHPNPQGGRAGDVWLSRMSDILMSFEVNLVLVKGNVCKNFMERCIASRILVIGCVARDVLCAFGSATGAQAVTYLSQLNASCIGNGAWAELWKTGDGRAVDLGELLPARISAGGIPLLTAVLTTALPSKAQLLEDQFWTLLYRLHHALKDGKVFPGGGAVELLCLSHIQVLVEQPERPGNDKELPSPWLAEYKSIVLQALASGWKRYLSVLLCNTAKASSELEAGASVDHHLQKAAACGSPSAYILEEFRRGGVLRGGSEPFPDQVTDLNVCDNIAAKTEAWRRALDLVLLVLQTDAEIITGPRRNQILNSPLSSEFMFL; encoded by the coding sequence ATGGCTTTCAGGGATGTGAATGCCGGGAGACACATTGGACTCCAGCAACTCTCAGCCTTAGCATCCACTGGGAGAGCATTCCTGGGGCCAATGAAATCACATAAATTCATTGTGGATGAAATCACCAACCAGAGCACATTGATTTGTTCTGCTGTTAGGCTGATTGAAAGTTTGGATTTGACAAGTGCTGTTGGACAGCTTCTTAATGAAACCATTCAGGCTCAGAACAAGGAGTTCAAGACAGGGATGAGTACCCTGTTGTTCCTGGTTGGAGCCTGGAGCAATGCTGTGGTGGAGTGCCTCCAGCAGAACGTTCCTGTTCCAGCAATCATGTCTGTGATGTCTGAGGGGTTGAACTCTTGCTGTGAGAGAGTCCAGTGTCTTCAAATACCAATATATAACGTAAAGAAAGAGCTGTGTTCTAGCAGAGTTAGGCCAAAggcttttgaaagcaaaactggTCAAGTTGGACGTGATGGTCTTACAAATCCTTGGaatttgctgtgttttcagaCAGATATTTCTGCAACAGAAGAGGTAATTCCAATAAATTCTTGTTCCCATCAAGGAGATAATTGTAATTTTAACAAGTTCCTGGTTTCACCCTTGGCTGGCTTTGGTTCAGTGGCTTCTATTGTCAAGGCAGTGGGTGACAAAAGTTCATCGGCGCTGTCTGGAAGTGCTGTTACTGCACCCAGCTATATCACACGGAAATTAACCCACAGCAGGCACTTCAGCACTCTAGGAAAAAGCCCTTTTGCAAGTCAGCAAGGTAATttccagggacacctttcagGACCAGCAGCAGATTTGTGCGGATGTTGTAGTTTAGGAAACCTGGCAGTGGCTCTGAGCCATGGAAACCAGACCAGCGTGAAACTTCTACAAAGCATTGCTGCTTATCAGCAAGGGAGAGCAGAGTGCAGTGGCTCTTCCCAGGTTAATATCGCGGAGATAGTGACGTGCTGTGTGCTGGGCCTGCCCGAGAGCTATTCCTGTGTCTCCCCAGGCTTTGTCACATTAGTGTCACCAGAACAAGCCACGGTCATCAAACACTTTGCAGACAAACCCCTCCGGATTCTGCTGGTGGATGGTGACCTCACGGAGGGGTACCGACACTTAGGCTTTAACAGACCACCTAATGTAAGGACCATATTGGAGCATCCCAATccacagggaggcagggcaggagatgTGTGGCTGAGCAGAATGTCGGATATACTGATGAGCTTTGAAGTAAACCTGGTTTTAGTCAAAGGAAACGTGTGCAAAAACTTCATGGAAAGGTGCATTGCCAGCAGGATATTGGTAATCGGCTGTGTGGCTCGGGATGTGCTGTGTGCCTTCGGGTCAGCCACTGGTGCCCAGGCAGTGACGTACCTGAGCCAGCTGAACGCTTCCTGTATCGGGAATGGggcctgggcagagctgtggaagACAGGGGATGGGCGCGCGGTGGATCTGGGTGAGCTGCTGCCGGCGCGGATCAGCGCGGGAGGCATCCCCCTGCTCACGGCCGTGCTTACCACTGCCCTGCCTTCCAAGGCGCAGCTCCTCGAGGACCAGTTCTGGACTTTGCTGTATCGACTCCATCATGCTTTAAAGGACGGGAAGGTTTTCCCTGGGGGCGGTGCAGTGGAGCTCTTGTGCCTCAGTCACATCCAGGTGCTCGTAGAGCAGCCTGAGCGACCGGGAAATGACAAAGAGCTTCCCAGTCCCTGGCTGGCAGAGTATAAATCCAttgtgctccaggcactggcaAGCGGCTGGAAGCGGTACCTCTCCGTGCTCCTGTGTAACACGGCAAAGGCCAGCTCGGAGCTGGAAGCAGGTGCCTCCGTGGATCATCATCTCCAGAAAGCAGCGGCCTGTGGCTCTCCCTCAGCTTACATTTTGGAAGAGTTCAGGAGAGGTGGAGTGCTCAGGGGTGGCTCTGAACCCTTCCCTGACCAAGTCACAGATTTAAATGTTTGTGATAACATTGCAGCCAAGACAGAGGCGTGGAGGAGAGCTCTGgacctggtgctgctggtgcttcaAACTGATGCCGAAATTATCACAGGTCCCAGAAGGAATCAGATCCTGAACTCACCTCTGTCAAGCGAATTTATGTTTTTGTAG